The Tolypothrix sp. PCC 7712 region ATTTCCAAAGGTTTTAAACACCCTGCATTTAGGGGAATACTATCTTTTACTAAAGTACGAAAAACATATAATACTGCCGCCTGAGTAACAGCTTTAGGAGCATTAAAGTTACTATCTAATTGTTTAGATGTACCAGTAAAATCAATAGTAGCACTGCGATTCTTATGATTAATTTTTACTTCTACTTGAATTTTTGCCATGCTATCCATTTCATAGCAAAATGAACCATCTGTAAGAATATCAATTGCGCGTCTAACTGCCTCCTCTGCATGATTTTGCACAAATTTCATATAAGCTTGTACTGTTTGCAATTGATATTGATTAACCATCTTACGCAGTTCTTGCACGCCTCGTTCATTGGCGGCAATTTGTGCTTTAAAGTCTGCAATATTTTGGTCAGAATTACGAGCAGGATAACGATGATTTAAAAGTAAATCTCGTACTGACTGTTCTTGAAAGTTACCTTTTTCAACTAAGAGAAAATTATCAAATAAAACTCCTTCTTCCTCTACATTTTTACTATGGGGAGGCATAGAACCTGGGGTAATACCACCAATATCAGCTTGATGTCCGCGAGACGCAACATAGAAAAGAGGACTGTTAACTAAAATATTTTCACTACTATCGAGAAATACAGGAGTAATTGCAGTGACATCAGGAAGATGGGTGCCGCCATTATAAGGATTATTAGATAAATAGACATTTCCCGGTTTTATCGTATCGCCTTTATCGTTAATTAAACTGCGGACACTTTCGCTCATGGAACCTAAATGTACGGGAATATGAGGTGCATTAGCCACTAATAATCCAGAAGTATCAAAAATAGCGCAGGAAAAATCTAGACGTTCTTTGATATTCACAGATGCAGCTGTATTTTGCAGAACAATTCCCATTTGTTCAGCGATAAATTGATAGAGATTTTTAAATATTTCTAGACGAACAGGGTCAGGTTGAGATATTTCGGACATTTTCGCTCCTATTTTTGAAATATAGCAACTTCCGTAGTTTCATATCATTAGAATTAAATAGGTGCTTAGAGGTTATTTATAAAGTAAAAATAAAATTATTGTAGGCTGCATTAGGTGTGGTTTTCAATATGATTTGTCATGAAATAACTATACTAGCGCCTAACGCATTATCCATGCGGCGGGCGGTGCGTTACTTTATAAATAGTCTCTTAAAGCATACTTTTGCTTGTAAGGCGGCAATCATCTAATAGTTGGTTTAATTCTGCAATAACCTGACAAGGATTTCGACCTTTTAAAAAAGCAGCAATTGCAGCTTCATACGGATTCCTGCCAGTTTTTC contains the following coding sequences:
- a CDS encoding hydantoinase B/oxoprolinase family protein, yielding MSEISQPDPVRLEIFKNLYQFIAEQMGIVLQNTAASVNIKERLDFSCAIFDTSGLLVANAPHIPVHLGSMSESVRSLINDKGDTIKPGNVYLSNNPYNGGTHLPDVTAITPVFLDSSENILVNSPLFYVASRGHQADIGGITPGSMPPHSKNVEEEGVLFDNFLLVEKGNFQEQSVRDLLLNHRYPARNSDQNIADFKAQIAANERGVQELRKMVNQYQLQTVQAYMKFVQNHAEEAVRRAIDILTDGSFCYEMDSMAKIQVEVKINHKNRSATIDFTGTSKQLDSNFNAPKAVTQAAVLYVFRTLVKDSIPLNAGCLKPLEIIIPEGCMLNPTYPAAVVAGNVETSQTIVDALYGALGVMAASQGTMNNLTFGNERYQYYETICGGAGAGINFHGTDAVHTHMTNSRLTDPEVLETRYPVQVESFSLRPDSGGKGKFSGGNGVIRRIKFLEPMTANILSNHRRIPPFGLNGGEAGKVGRNWVQRQDGNQETLDSTATVEMKPGDVFVIETPGGGGFFKSFEE